Below is a genomic region from Microbulbifer sp. ALW1.
TTCCGAGCTCCGCCCACGGCACCAACCCCGCGTCGGCACAGATGTGTGGCATGCGCGTGGTCGTCGTGAAGTGCGACGATAACGGCAATGTCAGCCTGGAAGACTTGCGCGTGAAAGCCAGCGAGCACGCCGAGCGACTGGCCGCCATTATGGTGACCTACCCTTCTACTCACGGCGTATTCGAGGAGGGGATTCGCGAGATCGCCGACATAGTGCATGGCCACGGCGGCCAGGTATATATCGACGGAGCCAACCTCAATGCCATGGTGGGCCTGTGCCAGCCGGGCAAATTTGGCGGCGACGTGTCGCACCTGAACCTGCACAAAACCTTCTGTATTCCCCACGGCGGTGGTGGTCCCGGTGTTGGTCCCGTGGCCGTGGGTGCCCATCTGGCAGAGTTTCTGCCCGGCGCGGTGTCTGCCGGTAGCCAGGGTATGGCGCCGGGCAATCGCAGTGGCGCGCCGGTATCTGCGGCAACCGCGGGCAGCGCGAGCATTTTGCCGATTACCTGGATGTATATCCGCATGATGGGCCGCGACGGATTGCGCAAGGCGACCGAGCTGGCCATCGTCAATGCCAACTACATCGCCGCGCGTCTTCAGGCGCACTATCCGATCCTGTATCGCGGTACTAATGGACGGGTGGCGCACGAGTGCATCGTCGACCTGCGGCCGATCAAAGACAGCAGTGGAATCTCCGTCGACGACGTGGCCAAGCGCCTGATTGACTACGGTTTCCACGCGCCGACCATGTCCTTTCCGGTAGCCGGTACGCTGATGATCGAGCCCACGGAAAGTGAATCCCTGGCAGAGCTGGATCGTTTCTGCGATGCGATGATCCAGATCCGCGAAGAGATTGCGAAAGTGGAGCGCGGTGACTGGCCGCTGGACAGCAACCCGCTGGTCAATGCCCCGCATACCGCCGATGTGCTGGCGGTAGAACGCTGGGAACATGCCTACAGTCGCGCCGAGGCGGTATTCCCACTGCAGTCCCTGCGCCGGGCAAAATACTGGCCGCCGGTGGGGCGTGTGGATAATGTCTACGGAGACAAGAACCTGATCTGTTCCTGCCCGCCGCTAGCGTCTTATCTGGACGACTAATAAAAAAGCAGCCTTCGGGCTGCTTTTTTTTCTGCTTTGGTGAATGGATACTGTTTCCACGTGTTGACACCGCCTTGTTTAAAAAACGGGCGTGCGCGTTAAATATTTCCCGGTCCCTTGGGAACAAGGCCGGTGGGATTGAGGGCTTTGATCGAGTAGTACCCCGCCTTGATATGCGACAGGTTTACGGTTTCCTTCACGCCCTCTGTGTTGAGAATTCGCTGCATATAGCGGTGCAGATTCGGCATTTCTCTGAGCGCATTGCGATTGCACTTGAACAGGCTGTAATAGGCAGCATCAAACCGCACCAGGGTAACGAACAGGCGAATGTCCGATTCGGTCAGCGCATTCCCGAATAGGAAGACTCGGCCATCGGCTAGCCGGGATTCCATTTCATCCAGCGCGCCAAACACTCGGGTATACGCTTCTTCGTAGGCAAATTGTGTGGTGGCGAAGCCGGCCTGGTAGACGCCGTTATTCAGGTTGTCGTACAGGTAGCTGTTCATTGCGTCGATGTCTGCCTGCTGCGCTTCGGGGTACAGGTCGAGCGCTTTATTGGCGTCACCGCTACCGAGATGGGCGAAAGCGGTATTGAGCATCCGCACAATATCTGCGGACTCGTTGTTGACGATGGTCCCGGTGTGTTTGTCCCACAGCACCGGCACCGTGGCGCGCCCGGTAAAATTGGGATCGGCGCGGGTGTAAAGTTCATGCATATGGCGTGCGCCGTTCAGCGTATCGTCGTCGCTGCCGCTGAAACCGCCGAACGCCCAGCCCTGATCGGTGAGCGCCGGATTGACCACCGACACGCTGATCACATCGCTCAGGCCTTTCAATTGACGCGCCATCAGGGCGCGGCTCGCCCAGGGGCAGATGTAGGCCACGTACAGATGGTAGCGGCCGGCCTCTGCCCTGAAGCCTCCTCGGCCCGTGACTCCAGCGGAACCGTCCACCGTTACCCAGTTGCGGAAGGATGATGCCTGCCGAATAAAGCGGCCGTCGTCGTCTTCCTGTTGCACCGGTTGCCAGTCTTCCTGCCAAACACCATTTACTAACATGCTGTCACCACTTTTTGATCTGGGTGCGCCCCCGGTTTGGGGGCGCCGGGTTAGTTTCCGATACTGGCCTATCAGGCGGTGCGGCCTGCGGGTTGCAGTGCTTGCGGGTCGCGATCTTCAGCCAGCAGATTGCGCAGGCCATTGTCCAGGGCGAGGGTACCGCCGCCCTGGATGGCCAGAGCCAGGGTCGCCGCGAACAGCGCCAGCGCGTATTCGTAACCGTTGTTGGTCAGGAAGAAGCCGCTACTGATATGGGCGCTGAAGATGGCCACCAGCATGGTGACGGCACTGACTGCCGCGGCGGGACGAGTGAGCAGGCCGAGCACCAGCGCCAGCCCGCCAAAGAATTCCGCGCTGCCGGCCAGCAGGGCCATCAGGTATCCGGGCTCCAGGCCGATGCTCGCCATCCACTGGCCGGTACCTTCCAGTCCGTAGCCGCCAAACCAGCCAAACAGCTTCTGCGCGCCGTGGGCGGCGAGGATGATGCCCACCGGCACCCGCAGGGCGAGGGCGCCCAGTCCAGTGTTAGAGCTCAAAATCTTGTTGATCACTTGCGTCGTCATAACCGTTCTCCGAGTTGTTGGGGTTGGGCTTGGTGTTGAAACCTCACCAGCTTGGAATCAGTCTAATAGCAACGAATTGCTCTATAAATGCGTACTTTGTTGATCTACTATCAACATATTGTTGGCAATTGGTTGGGTATCCCCGATGGATCGAATTAATGCGCTGAGTGCCTTTGTGGCGGTCGCCGACGAGGGTGGCTTCAACAAGGCTGCGGACAAGCTGGAGCTGTCGAACCAGCTGGTCAGCAAATATGTGTCGCAGCTGGAAGAGCACCTCAAGGTGCGCCTGTTCAACCGCACCACAAGGCGCGTGCACCTGACGGAGGAGGGAGAGCAGTGCTATCAGTTTGCCCTGCAGATCCTGGAGCGCCTGCAGGACATGGAGAGCCAGCTCGGACAGATGCAGAGCGAAGCCCGGGGACTGCTGCGCATCAGCGCACCGGTCACTTTTGCCACACGCCACCTGGCGCCGCTGATCGGGGACTTCAAACAAGCACACCCGGCGGTAGGTATCGA
It encodes:
- a CDS encoding glutathione S-transferase family protein — translated: MLVNGVWQEDWQPVQQEDDDGRFIRQASSFRNWVTVDGSAGVTGRGGFRAEAGRYHLYVAYICPWASRALMARQLKGLSDVISVSVVNPALTDQGWAFGGFSGSDDDTLNGARHMHELYTRADPNFTGRATVPVLWDKHTGTIVNNESADIVRMLNTAFAHLGSGDANKALDLYPEAQQADIDAMNSYLYDNLNNGVYQAGFATTQFAYEEAYTRVFGALDEMESRLADGRVFLFGNALTESDIRLFVTLVRFDAAYYSLFKCNRNALREMPNLHRYMQRILNTEGVKETVNLSHIKAGYYSIKALNPTGLVPKGPGNI
- a CDS encoding DoxX family protein — its product is MTTQVINKILSSNTGLGALALRVPVGIILAAHGAQKLFGWFGGYGLEGTGQWMASIGLEPGYLMALLAGSAEFFGGLALVLGLLTRPAAAVSAVTMLVAIFSAHISSGFFLTNNGYEYALALFAATLALAIQGGGTLALDNGLRNLLAEDRDPQALQPAGRTA